A window of Microtus ochrogaster isolate Prairie Vole_2 unplaced genomic scaffold, MicOch1.0 UNK44, whole genome shotgun sequence genomic DNA:
ttcttcctgcgtgtatgcctgcacgTCAGAAGAGATGGTTGTGTGTCAACCATGTTGTTGCTGGTATTGAATTCagcaccagtgctcttaacctctgagccatctctccaatgccTCACACTGTAGCTTTTGAAAAACTGCATGCTTGTGACATTTGATAAAAGAAACctgaaaaataacacattttggaagaattacttttgaaaagaaaagtaacttctACGGTCTTGGATTGTATTTTTCCACAGCCATGTCCACTTCCTCCTTGTGACACAGAGCAGCCTCAAGACAAGCCCCCAGACTGGTTCACAAGCTACCTGGAGACGGTGAGTGTTCTCTCCAGCTTGGCTTTTGGCAGCACTGTTGGCCCAGGAAGAAAGCTGAACCCAGATTCCTGCAGCCTCTGCTGTAGGTGGTTGAGAGTGACAGCTGATAATTTCCAGATATCGAGTAGATGTGATCAAGGAAATTGTAGCCTTTGCCTGGGGCATTGTGAAAAGAGGGAGTCTAGTTCTCAGCATGTGAGAAGAGACAGATTTCTGCTTGAGAAAGGCACAGAAACAGTCATCCCAAGGAAGAGACCTGTAACATTTGTGTCATCCCCGGTAGCCATCAGCCATGTTCTTAAGTTACACCAGAGATGGGACACTTCAGCTTTTGCTGTTCTCGTTGCACTTTTTCCAGTGCCTCAACTGAGTCCGTCCCTCCCCCTTCTGCTCTGCATTGCAGTTCAGAGAACAAGTGGTTAAGGAAACGGTTGAGAAGCTTGAACAGAGGTTGCAGGAGAAGCTTGTCCTCCAGAAGTCACCCTTAGATTCCTCCCGCTCTGAAGTCTCAATGCCTGTTTCAGAGGACACACTGTTCAACTGGCATATTGCTTGCAGCCGCTGCCAAAAAAGGATCATTGGTGTACGTTACCAGTGTAGGTAAGCAATTCCTGGGCATGGACAGTGACTGCCTAGCATGCTGGGTACTGGAAGGGAAGCTGGGCGTCTCTGTCTCTGAGCAGTAGGTGATGTGGCTTGGATTTGGAAGCACAAACTCCTCCTTGTTTTACCTGTTTGGTGGGTTTCCTTGGAAGTATTCTGAGTGCCGTTCATTTACACATTGGGATTAACAGAATCAGGCAAAATTAGATCACTAAGGAGACATACACACCCCTTGTTCAAAATTATCTTGAATATCCTTCCTGTGAACTATTTCATGAAAATAGGTATGATTAGAAGTTACTCTTCTCGTTTTACTAATGAGGAGCATAGGCTCCACATAACCCAGTCCCACCTAACTGGTAATGGAGCAAATATAAAGTTGTCCTCTCCACTTCAGGGACTTCCTACTGTAAGGTGTTTACTGTGTTGTTCTTTTCACACAGCCTGTGCCCATCCTACAACATCTGTGAAGATTGTGAAGCTGGACCATATGGCCATAACAAAAACCATGTTCTGCTAAAGTTGCGAAGACCTGTTGTGATTTCCTACGAGCCATTTTCCCACTTAAAGTGTCCTCCTCGTCTGCCTCCCGCTCTTGAACAAGTCAGGTAAAGCCATACGCCAGAGGGTGCTCATCTGATTGATTAGGTTCTTGATTCTGCTGACACAGCATGCTGATGTTAAAAATATCTGATGTAGGCCATAGGCTAggaggtggtgatgcatgcctttcatcccagcactcagaaggcacagaaacactgtcttgaaaaaaaaaaatatctggtttgtgctggagagatggcttagtggttaagagcactaagagcacttgatgcttttgCGGAGGAACCTCGgatcagttctcagtacccacatagcatctcacaactgtctataactccagttccagggaatttgctGTCCATTTCTAGCctctgggcatcaggcacacatgtggtacacatacatgctaGCACTCAAACACTCCTacacatgaattaaaaataaacaaatctttaaaaataaatttgagctGCCCAGCGTTCAGAAGCATCCTGAGTTGTAAACTGGACTAAGCTCCATGGGGAGACAGTGGTGTCGTACAGCATCTCAGAGTTACTAGTGCTCTTCTGCTTTGCTCTTTTCCATTGGTGCATAATAATGAAACAGTTGCCTGAAACTGAAGTGGAAATGATGATtataaaagaaattgagaaactAAATGCTAGCCAGTAATGGATTTACTTAGCTCCAGATAGCctcaaagtttgtttgttttttaagacagtcaTTCATTATCCCACAGGCTCCAGAAGCAGGTGGATAAGAACTTTgtgaaagcagaaaagcaaaggttACGTGCTGAGAAGAAACAGCGGAAAGCAGAGGTCAAGGAGCTTAAAAAGCAGCTTAAGCTCCACAGGAAGATTCATTTGTGGAATTCGATCCACGGATTCCAGAGTCCCAAGTCCCCTTTGGGCCGACCTGAGAGCTTGCTGCAGTCTCACACCCTGATGTAAGTCCTGGACCAACGCGGGAGTGTGGCTTGGGGTCAGCTCTCTACAACTGGGACTTCAGCATCTTTGTCTTATCTGTCAAGTCTCTCTAGCACTCACCTGTTTTAAGCTGCCATGCTCTGGTCCAAGCTGTTTCAGGAGTTATTTCTGACACTTGTTTTGATACCTTGTTCAGAGAGCTAGAAACTAGTAAGACTCAGGATGGGGGGGTGATGCTTCAGACTTCTCTCAGAATGGGGGTGACTCAGACTTGTCTTTTCCGGAGGCAGTCTGGCTGGGTTGGGAGCAAAAGAAGCAAGTCTTCGTTTGTATTTATGGACACTTTGAATTATCCTGTAAggcatcatttttgttttatagcctGAAGTTAATTCCTAGCACtaccttttacacacacacacacacatacacacacacacacgatttttaTTAGTCTcggtttttgttatttattaatttatttttggcttttcaggacagggtttctctgtgtaacagccctggctgtcctaggactagctccgtagaccaggctggcctggaactcacagagacccacctgcctctgcctcccaagtgctgggattaaaggcatacaccaccaccacctggctgtgatagtgtttattagtgtgtgtatgtgcacatgatgTGTGAGTCTGGCATGTTTGCTGTGACATGCATGTCAAAGTCAAAGAACTTTGTGAGGTCGGTTCTCTTTTCTTTGCCGTTTGTGCCTTATGGGGTTCAGGTCACTCACTAGACTTGCATGTCAagcacctttccctgctgagccttctcacggGGCCTAGTTACTGTTAGTTTTCAAGGCAAACGTATTAGTGCATCCTTAAAAGCTGTCAGCCTCTTGAATCCCAGTGTGGCATGTGCAGAAGCCATCACACCTGACAACAAGTAACTAAGCATTTGGGTTCCTGTCCAGGCTTCCTTTGCAGCCCTGTGCCCCAGTTATGCCAACGCTCAGTGCAGCATTTGTGGATGAGAACTTGCCTGACGGGACTCATCTGCAACCAGGAACCAAGTTTATCAAACACTGGAGGATGAAGAACACAGGAAATGTGAAGTGGAGCACAGACACAAAGGTATTTTTTCTTCACTAAATGTAAAGGCAGTGGTGTGCAGTCGCAAAGGACCCAGGTGACAagctttctcttgttcttttcagCTCAAGTTCATGTGGGGAAACTTGACATTGGCTTCTACAGAGAAGAAGGATGTTTTGGTTCCCTGCTTGAAGGCTGGCCATGTGGGGGTGGTGTCTGTGGAGTTCATCGCTCCAACCTTAGAGGGAACATACACTTCGCATTGGCGTCTTTCTCACAAAGGCCAGCAGTTTGGGCCTCGAGTCTGGTGCAGCATCATAGTGGATCCGTTCCTCTCTGCTGAGAACCCCGAGAATGTTGAAAGGGGCCTGATCAGCTCGGGCAAAGCTGATGACTTCACCTGTGAGCCAGAGGTGAGCACTTGCACTGTAGCCTTTGCCCCTGTGTCAGATGATTTCCTCAGTCTTTAGGAATGCTAAGCTTAGTGACACATGCCTCTATTCCATGcgcttaggaggctgaagcaagggTATTGCGAGTTTGAGGCTAACTCTTGCTAGGGACACTGGGGACTTGAACCCAAGAGAACTCattcaattgcttttcttttcttttttttttttaaataaataaataaataaatatttatttatttatttatttattatgtatacaatattctgtctgtgtgtatatctgtaggttagaagagggcaccagacctcattacagNNNNNNNNNNNNNNNNNNNNNNNNNNNNNNNNNNNNNNNNNNNNNNNNNNNNNNNNNNNNNNNNNNNNNNNNNNNNNNNNNNNNNNNNNNNNNNNNNNNNtttggaagagcaggcaatgctcttaaaccactgagccatttctccagcccctcaattgCTTTTCTTTAAGGCTTCCTAAAGTTTACCATTTCTGAGTTTGCTATCACCATGACAACATACTTGAGATAATTACCCtctaaagagaaaaggtttattttggttcacagttttagaggttccGGCCCATTATTAGACAGACCTATTGCTTTAGGCCTCTAGTAGGGGGACTAGACTGTGCTGGCAGACAGCATgtggcagagagagggggaacaAAAGCCACTCAGGTCCAGGAAGGAAAGAGTCCAACATTTCCCTTCGGTCACATGCCCACAGTGACCTATGGACCTCAGATAAGGCTCTACCTTGTGTTTATGTCTAGTAATACCGTGCCTCTAGGGGTCAAGCTTTTGGAtattcaagacaggtttttctgtgcagtcctggctgtcctggaatttgctctgtagattatGTTAACCTCAcactcaaagatcctcctgcctctgcctcccaattactaagattaaaggccattgctggattaaagttgtatgccaccactgcccagcttaggGCCCAAACTTGTAACACGTGGGTTTGGGGTATATTCTTCCCTCCCGTACACTTACCTCAGGGTGTTTAATGTCTTTAAAGTGTTGGTACAGGCAGTCTCTGAGGGTTTTTGTCTGTGATGGTGCTTCCTGTACCAGGGAAGGGCTGCCTGGCCGGCCTGTGAACTTCTGGTAGCTTTTCTATTTAATGATCATCTCCTAGAATATCCTGAGTACTAATGACATGCCTGTTACCTGCTGCTTCTGCCATTAGAGTCTGGTGCAGACTAGTGTTCATTTCCTGTTTGAGCTAACTAACCACTTTTTGAAATAGTATATAAACTCTACTATTTCTGCAGCTTTTCTAGAAGtctaaattaaaactaaaaatttgaATGTAGAGGTTTTGCTGTGTTGATATTTTAGGGGTGGCATTGTCAACCTGACGCATGAGCTCTGTTGAGGCCCTAAAATGTGTCCCGATTATTTGTCTCTATAGGAAGGTTTTCTTCTAGCTGAAGAAGCGATTCCATTAGGTGAAGTGACAAAgcagacagaagggaaaggaaccAGCATCCCACAAAAGACACAGAATGTTAACAACGAGAGAGAACTGTACATTCCATCTGTGGACCTTCTGACTGCCCAGGTAAACAGCCAGCACtttggaggaaaggggagaaagggcatcagcactggggagagagtCCTCACCCTGTTATTGAGAGATGGCATGGCCATCCATGGTGCTGGGAAGTTAAAGATGGGCAGGCTTGCTGGGCGGTAGTGCTGCAcctctttaatgccagcacttgggaggcagaggcaggccgaggccagcctgggctacaaagcaagaaagcaagttccaagacaaccaggacagttgaaaccctatctcatgaaaaaagccgggcgatggtggcgcatgcctttaatcccagcactcgggaggcagaggcaggaggatctctgtgagttcgagaccagcctggtctacagNNNNNNNNNNNNNNNNNNNNNNNNNNNNNNNNNNNNNNNNNNNNNNNNNNNNNNNNNNNNNNNNNNNNNNNNNNNNNNNNNNNNNNNNNNNNNNNNNNNNaggctccaaagccacagagaaaccctgtctcgaaaaaccaaaaaaaaaaagaaaagaaaagaaaaaagcttgaTCCAGTCAACTGTATTTAATGGGCATGTGATCATCTGTAAATCTATAAATAAGTTTCTAAACTGTTCCTCATGAGTTTGAAGCTCAGGCTGTGCTTCCCCACAGCTTCCCTCTAGTGCCCTCTGCATATCAGGCTGCTTCACCGGCCTGCCCgctgtttcctctcctccctgcagTTAGACATTTGAGAACGTTGGTTCCCATTTCGCTCTTTTTAATTCCACTTGATTGAAGAGGGGCATGAATTTGAACAGCATTGAGCCCAAGGAGTGTCCAGAAGGCCTGTAGGCCCAGTTGCAACAGGGCGTTGCTCTCACTTGCACTGCAGACACCGTTattggccatttttatttctaggACCTGCTGTCCTTTGAGCTGCTGGATATAAACATTGTCCAGGAATTGGAGCGAGTGCCCCACAACACCCCTGTGGGTAAGCATGTCTTCTTGGCTCATCTGTTTAGGTGCTGGTGTTACAGTCTGAGGCACTGGAAGGGGAGGGCTCCTCCCATGTGATAGTAAAGCTGCACCCGTGGTCCATCTCCTCCTTTCCCCGCTGTCTGTCAGTGCCACAGTACAAGTGTGCAGGACTTCTGTAAAGGAAccccttcttcatttttctccctttgttCCTTTACTCGTAGATTGGTATCTTGGCTTTGACCTGCTAGGCCATTTACATGTTTGTGACCCAGCATTGATTGGTGAGAGGTAGTTGCATTTCTGGTGATCTGGAGAAGTTCTTTATGACAGGTGGTGGAGCATATTTGGGTTTATTTTAACCCCATAGAAAGCAAAAAACCTACCAACTGCTGCTTCTGGACACTTGTTTGTGATATCGTGCTTTTTCTCAGTTGATGGTTTTCCTGTCTTCATTCTCCAGATATGACTCCCTGCATGTCTCCTCTGCCACATGACAGTCCTTTAATAGAGAAGCCAGGCTTGGGGCAAATACAGGAAGAGAGTGAAGGGGCGGGATTTAAAGCACTTCCTGGTAAGGGGTTAAATGTCTATAAAGCACTTGTACCTTCCCTTCCCATTCCACGCCTATTCCATACACCCGTTCCTCACTAACTTCTCCTCAGCATGCAAACTGATGTCCTGCAGCACCTCTCGCGTGCTCTCTACGTCTTCCCTCGTGAGAGCAAGAGCAGCTGTTCGTACCTCACCAGGCTTAGTGTGCAGCGACTGGTGAAAGCTCTCAACTCTTTCAACACAAGTGACAGACAAGCTTTGTGTGTCTTTCAGATTGCACCGTATCAacaaagaggaaggctgaggctcCTGCTTCAGtggaagaaacagaggaagacctGAGTGGGACTCAGTTTGTGTGTGAGACTGTAATCCGATCCCTTACCTTGGATGCTGCTCCGGACCACAACCCACCTTGTAGGCAGAGGTCCCCACAGAGTGAGTGTCCCTATATTTCCACCAGCTAGCAATGTGGCATCTGGACACTGAAAGATGCTCTTCTGTGCCGAGAGGGGAGGGAGACTGATCTTTGTTCGAAACTCTGATGACGTTGGCTTTTGACTAAGCTAGGATTCTGACTAGAATACCAGGAACAAGGAAGCCACCCTAACTCATTTCTGCACTGTCTCAGGGGAATTACAGCTGCAGACCACAGAGGAACAGCAACCGGTTATGTTGCCTGGATTCTGCAGAAAGGATTCTTCCTGTAAGTTGGCAGCTCCTCAGTAGATGCTCCCATTGGCAAACGAGTCATCTGCTTTCTCCCAAGGGCAGCAGTCCAGAAAATGTAGGACAACACAGGAGTACCACATTGCTTCCCAGGGTTAAATTTTAGCATAAAAAAGTACCTTCATGGCAGAGGTGGTAGTGCAcgcccttcatcccagcactcaggaggcacggGTAGGCGCCtaccgaggccagcctggtctacagatcaagttccaggacaaccacagctacatagagaaaacctgtctctaagaaacaaaaacttaaaa
This region includes:
- the Nbr1 gene encoding next to BRCA1 gene 1 protein isoform X2, yielding MEPQVTLNVTFKNETQSFLVSDPENTTWADVEAMVKVSFDLNTIQIKYLDEENEEVSINSQEEYEEALKMANIKQGNQLQMQVHEGYHVVDEAFPQIVEKQATARTGKKPLAHYSSVVKVLGSDKKPAEEPAAQPCPLPPCDTEQPQDKPPDWFTSYLETFREQVVKETVEKLEQRLQEKLVLQKSPLDSSRSEVSMPVSEDTLFNWHIACSRCQKRIIGVRYQCSLCPSYNICEDCEAGPYGHNKNHVLLKLRRPVVISYEPFSHLKCPPRLPPALEQVRLQKQVDKNFVKAEKQRLRAEKKQRKAEVKELKKQLKLHRKIHLWNSIHGFQSPKSPLGRPESLLQSHTLMLPLQPCAPVMPTLSAAFVDENLPDGTHLQPGTKFIKHWRMKNTGNVKWSTDTKLKFMWGNLTLASTEKKDVLVPCLKAGHVGVVSVEFIAPTLEGTYTSHWRLSHKGQQFGPRVWCSIIVDPFLSAENPENVERGLISSGKADDFTCEPEEGFLLAEEAIPLGEVTKQTEGKGTSIPQKTQNVNNERELYIPSVDLLTAQDLLSFELLDINIVQELERVPHNTPVDCTVSTKRKAEAPASVEETEEDLSGTQFVCETVIRSLTLDAAPDHNPPCRQRSPQRELQLQTTEEQQPVMLPGFCRKDSSLKFALPEEGPLGDEREEIVHIAEEEEELQDEVQSQSSASSEDYIIILPECFDTSRPLGDSMYSSALSQPGLERGAEGEPGIEAGQELTEAGERLPEGESQPQEQSISDILTTSQTLDTVPLVPEVVGLPPPLSRSSPCVQHRAPGVDSPVNVQEVPPVADEIPGEPRGSSGLVNSTQKSYDHSRHQNGSSIAGGLVKGALSVAASAYKALFSGPPVTAQVSVWFLFLNFSP
- the Nbr1 gene encoding next to BRCA1 gene 1 protein isoform X1, encoding MEPQVTLNVTFKNETQSFLVSDPENTTWADVEAMVKVSFDLNTIQIKYLDEENEEVSINSQEEYEEALKMANIKQGNQLQMQVHEGYHVVDEAFPQIVEKQATARTGKKPLAHYSSVVKVLGSDKKPAEEPAAQPCPLPPCDTEQPQDKPPDWFTSYLETFREQVVKETVEKLEQRLQEKLVLQKSPLDSSRSEVSMPVSEDTLFNWHIACSRCQKRIIGVRYQCSLCPSYNICEDCEAGPYGHNKNHVLLKLRRPVVISYEPFSHLKCPPRLPPALEQVRLQKQVDKNFVKAEKQRLRAEKKQRKAEVKELKKQLKLHRKIHLWNSIHGFQSPKSPLGRPESLLQSHTLMLPLQPCAPVMPTLSAAFVDENLPDGTHLQPGTKFIKHWRMKNTGNVKWSTDTKLKFMWGNLTLASTEKKDVLVPCLKAGHVGVVSVEFIAPTLEGTYTSHWRLSHKGQQFGPRVWCSIIVDPFLSAENPENVERGLISSGKADDFTCEPEEGFLLAEEAIPLGEVTKQTEGKGTSIPQKTQNVNNERELYIPSVDLLTAQDLLSFELLDINIVQELERVPHNTPVDMTPCMSPLPHDSPLIEKPGLGQIQEESEGAGFKALPDCTVSTKRKAEAPASVEETEEDLSGTQFVCETVIRSLTLDAAPDHNPPCRQRSPQRELQLQTTEEQQPVMLPGFCRKDSSLKFALPEEGPLGDEREEIVHIAEEEEELQDEVQSQSSASSEDYIIILPECFDTSRPLGDSMYSSALSQPGLERGAEGEPGIEAGQELTEAGERLPEGESQPQEQSISDILTTSQTLDTVPLVPEVVGLPPPLSRSSPCVQHRAPGVDSPVNVQEVPPVADEIPGEPRGSSGLVNSTQKSYDHSRHQNGSSIAGGLVKGALSVAASAYKALFSGPPVTAQVSVWFLFLNFSP